The Thomasclavelia ramosa DSM 1402 genome includes a region encoding these proteins:
- a CDS encoding P-II family nitrogen regulator has protein sequence MKKLEIIIRPEKLEILKDILTDCGITGMMVSNIMGFGNQMGYTQQYRGTKYSVNLVSKLRIETVVKDEVVDQMIKEITTKLSSGNVGDGKVFVYPVEQAVRIRTGETGENAL, from the coding sequence ATGAAAAAACTAGAAATCATTATCAGACCTGAGAAGCTAGAAATTTTAAAAGATATTCTAACTGATTGTGGGATTACCGGAATGATGGTTTCAAATATTATGGGTTTTGGTAATCAAATGGGCTATACTCAACAATATCGGGGAACTAAATATTCGGTAAACTTAGTTTCTAAGTTACGGATTGAAACAGTTGTTAAAGATGAAGTAGTTGATCAAATGATTAAAGAAATTACAACCAAACTTTCATCTGGTAATGTGGGTGATGGTAAAGTATTTGTTTATCCAGTAGAACAGGCAGTACGAATTCGAACTGGTGAAACAGGAGAAAATGCTCTGTAA
- a CDS encoding ammonium transporter has translation MEQLINIVWVFLGAVMVMLMQAGFAILEAGLTRQKNCNNVLMKNIMDFAIGSIIFLVVGFGLMFGESLGGIVGITGFIDPTTLNLSQFEALSPTVFIFFQTVFCATAATIVSGAMAERTKFSSYLIYTLVISLVIYPISGHWIWGGGFLSKIGFIDYAGSTAVHSVGGWAALMGAVVLGPRMGKYNRDGSTNAIPGHNIMMATLGVFILWFCWFGFNPGSSLEAAGYIGHIAMTTNLSACAGALVAMFLTWKKYGKPDVSMTLNGILAGLVAITAGCHIVSLYGAIAIGAVGGILVVYGCEILDQKLHVDDPVGAVGVHCLNGVWGTLAVGLFACNTPASEGTLGLFFGGGTALLITQLIGVIIVAVWVCSMSFIMFTLIKKTVGLRVTPQEELAGLDLGEHGSEAYPDFLKK, from the coding sequence ATGGAACAATTAATTAATATTGTTTGGGTGTTTCTTGGTGCGGTAATGGTTATGCTGATGCAAGCTGGTTTTGCTATTTTGGAAGCTGGCTTAACTCGGCAAAAAAACTGCAACAATGTTTTAATGAAAAATATTATGGATTTTGCAATTGGATCAATTATATTTTTAGTAGTAGGTTTTGGTTTGATGTTCGGCGAATCATTAGGGGGAATTGTAGGTATAACAGGATTCATTGATCCGACGACATTAAATTTATCACAGTTTGAGGCACTTTCACCAACAGTATTTATCTTTTTTCAAACAGTCTTTTGTGCTACGGCAGCAACAATTGTTTCTGGTGCGATGGCAGAAAGAACTAAATTTTCATCATATTTAATTTATACGTTAGTAATTAGTTTAGTAATTTACCCAATCTCTGGTCATTGGATCTGGGGTGGAGGTTTTTTATCAAAAATAGGATTTATTGATTATGCTGGTTCTACTGCTGTTCACTCAGTTGGTGGTTGGGCCGCATTAATGGGGGCAGTTGTTTTAGGTCCACGAATGGGAAAATATAATAGGGATGGCAGTACTAATGCAATTCCTGGTCATAATATCATGATGGCCACTTTAGGCGTATTTATTTTATGGTTTTGCTGGTTTGGATTTAATCCAGGTTCTTCTTTAGAAGCAGCAGGTTATATAGGTCATATTGCGATGACAACAAACTTATCAGCATGTGCTGGTGCATTAGTAGCAATGTTTCTTACTTGGAAAAAATATGGAAAACCAGATGTTTCAATGACTTTAAATGGTATTTTAGCTGGTTTAGTAGCGATTACGGCTGGTTGTCATATTGTTTCATTATATGGTGCAATTGCAATTGGAGCTGTTGGCGGGATTTTAGTAGTTTATGGCTGTGAAATCTTAGATCAAAAATTACATGTTGATGATCCTGTTGGGGCAGTTGGGGTACATTGTTTAAATGGTGTCTGGGGAACACTTGCAGTTGGATTATTTGCATGCAATACCCCAGCAAGTGAAGGAACTTTAGGCTTATTCTTTGGGGGTGGAACTGCTTTACTGATTACGCAATTGATTGGTGTAATTATTGTAGCAGTTTGGGTATGTTCAATGTCCTTCATCATGTTTACTTTAATTAAGAAAACGGTTGGGTTGCGAGTAACACCTCAGGAAGAACTTGCTGGTCTTGATTTAGGAGAACATGGTTCTGAGGCATATCCTGATTTTCTTAAAAAATAA
- a CDS encoding O-acetylhomoserine aminocarboxypropyltransferase/cysteine synthase family protein, translating to MDNKNYGFETLQIHAGQKPDVTTKATGMPLYLSNAFTFEDADQAARIFALEEGGYFYSRLSNPTVDALQQRMAALDGGFGAVAFASGTAAIMGLIMTVCETGDEIVAANNLYGGTIGSLSGTMAGMGFKTHFINPTDLEALKAAINDKTKIIFVESVGNPNGDMLDFEAISAIAKEYQILFVVDNTTPTPYLFKPIEYGADLVVYSTTKYLAGHGNVMGGVIVDSGNFKWKDNPRYPLFNMPDKAYHDIVYADLGAGAFCTKAVAKTLRDLGGCMSPFNAYMTLLGLETLSLRMKKHVENARLLAKFLNECDDVEWVSYAELPDSPNYELAKKYFPNGFGGLYTFGVKGGVAGGKTVINNIKLFIHVTNFADSRSLLTHPASTTHAQMSEEERIAGGVKQETIRMSVGLEDVEDLIADLKQAFAKI from the coding sequence ATGGATAATAAAAACTATGGTTTTGAAACATTACAAATCCATGCTGGTCAAAAGCCAGATGTGACAACTAAGGCTACGGGGATGCCTTTATATTTATCAAATGCTTTTACATTTGAAGATGCTGATCAAGCGGCGCGAATTTTTGCGTTAGAGGAAGGAGGATACTTCTATTCTCGATTATCTAATCCAACAGTTGATGCTCTACAACAAAGAATGGCGGCTTTAGATGGCGGATTCGGGGCTGTAGCATTTGCTTCTGGAACTGCAGCAATTATGGGATTGATTATGACTGTGTGTGAAACTGGAGATGAAATTGTTGCTGCAAATAATTTGTATGGTGGTACGATTGGTTCTTTATCAGGAACGATGGCAGGAATGGGATTTAAGACACACTTTATTAATCCAACTGATTTAGAGGCTTTAAAAGCGGCAATCAACGATAAAACAAAAATTATTTTTGTTGAATCGGTAGGAAATCCTAATGGAGATATGTTAGACTTTGAAGCAATTAGTGCTATTGCTAAAGAATATCAAATTTTATTTGTTGTTGATAACACAACACCAACCCCTTATTTATTTAAACCAATTGAATATGGAGCTGACTTAGTAGTCTATTCAACTACTAAATATCTAGCTGGTCATGGTAATGTTATGGGTGGTGTGATCGTTGATAGTGGGAACTTTAAATGGAAAGATAATCCTCGCTATCCATTATTTAACATGCCTGACAAAGCTTATCATGATATAGTTTATGCTGATTTAGGAGCGGGTGCTTTTTGTACTAAAGCAGTAGCAAAGACATTACGTGATTTAGGAGGGTGTATGTCACCGTTTAATGCGTATATGACTTTATTAGGATTAGAAACATTATCATTAAGAATGAAAAAACACGTTGAAAATGCCCGATTATTAGCAAAATTTTTAAATGAGTGTGATGATGTTGAATGGGTTAGTTACGCGGAATTACCAGATAGTCCTAACTATGAACTAGCTAAAAAATATTTCCCCAATGGTTTTGGTGGATTATATACTTTTGGAGTCAAAGGTGGTGTTGCTGGTGGTAAAACAGTAATTAATAATATTAAATTATTTATTCATGTTACTAATTTTGCTGATTCACGTTCATTGCTGACTCATCCTGCAAGTACGACACATGCTCAAATGTCAGAGGAAGAGAGAATAGCAGGTGGGGTAAAACAAGAAACAATTAGAATGTCTGTTGGTCTTGAAGATGTTGAAGATTTAATTGCGGATTTAAAACAAGCATTTGCTAAAATATAA
- the def gene encoding peptide deformylase, with translation MITMKDIIDDHNEKIREVSKEVALPITNEERELLLQMHEFLVNSQDPETSEKYDLRPAVGIAAIQLGIPKRMTAIHVLDFDEDGNVIGADDYALVNPKIISHTEKQSYLKDGEGCLSVNDEVQGYVPRYAKVTVKGYDVLTDQEVKIVARGFLSICLQHELDHFEGTLFYDRINKENPLAPIPNAMVID, from the coding sequence ATGATAACAATGAAAGATATAATTGATGACCATAATGAAAAGATTCGTGAGGTCTCAAAAGAAGTAGCATTACCAATCACAAATGAAGAACGCGAACTTTTATTACAAATGCATGAGTTTCTTGTTAACTCTCAAGACCCTGAAACTTCTGAAAAATATGATTTACGCCCAGCTGTAGGAATTGCGGCTATTCAATTAGGAATTCCTAAACGAATGACTGCTATTCATGTTTTAGATTTTGATGAAGATGGAAATGTTATTGGGGCTGATGACTATGCTTTAGTTAACCCAAAAATCATTTCACATACCGAAAAACAATCTTATTTAAAAGATGGTGAAGGATGTTTATCTGTTAATGATGAAGTTCAAGGATATGTACCACGCTACGCTAAGGTGACCGTTAAAGGATATGATGTTTTGACTGATCAAGAAGTGAAAATTGTTGCTCGAGGATTCTTATCAATTTGTTTACAACATGAACTAGATCACTTCGAGGGAACTTTGTTCTATGACCGTATCAACAAAGAAAATCCTTTAGCACCTATTCCTAATGCTATGGTTATTGATTAA
- a CDS encoding UPF0223 family protein: MDYNYPLDYRWSTEEIIDVMALYNAVEKAYEEGISKEEFMQAYRKFKAIVDSKSEEKQLDKQFYEISHYSIYQVVKAAKNNDFIRVGE, encoded by the coding sequence ATGGATTACAATTATCCGTTAGACTATAGATGGTCAACAGAAGAAATAATTGATGTAATGGCATTATATAATGCTGTTGAAAAAGCTTATGAAGAAGGTATTAGCAAAGAAGAATTTATGCAGGCATATCGTAAGTTTAAAGCAATTGTTGATAGTAAAAGTGAAGAAAAGCAATTGGACAAACAATTTTACGAAATTTCTCATTATTCTATATATCAAGTTGTTAAAGCAGCCAAAAATAATGATTTTATTCGAGTAGGTGAATAA
- a CDS encoding FtsW/RodA/SpoVE family cell cycle protein, whose product MNKLAGIEKIKRLFKSRGVDKGIYASVFVLAIFGIIMIGSASVGSVTSHGVTYALKNMITQSVYVIAGAGVMIFIARVFKTRYITYSASMKLYLLGIFLMIICIFFGSTKGSHAWIKFGSLFSIQPAEFMKVAMILIMSYFLTESDKAFVVKGRFKTQQLKSAFYKEKFLKCVFLPMMLVAIAAGVGIFVQKDFGTTVILVTICFVCFIGTPRQYFKKYKRIVWVFIGVCGVLFLIIGTSVLKGYQLGRISTWLAPLSDPYDTSMQLSNALIAFNNGGLFGVGLGNSTQKFGYIPESQNDFIGAIIYEELGIIGLGLIIIPTCIIIFKLLKYSQEIKENKSRIILLGIASYFFLHLLINLGGISGLIPMTGVPLLLISAGGSSSVTAFVAVGVAQAIIAKHNRQKFDTD is encoded by the coding sequence GTGAATAAATTGGCAGGAATAGAAAAGATTAAGCGATTATTTAAAAGTCGTGGGGTCGATAAAGGTATTTATGCTAGTGTTTTTGTTTTGGCAATTTTTGGAATAATTATGATTGGTTCAGCATCAGTTGGAAGTGTGACTTCTCATGGGGTTACTTATGCTTTAAAAAATATGATTACTCAAAGTGTTTATGTAATTGCTGGGGCTGGGGTAATGATTTTTATTGCCAGAGTATTTAAAACTCGGTATATTACTTATAGTGCATCGATGAAATTATACTTATTAGGAATCTTTTTAATGATAATCTGTATATTTTTTGGTAGTACTAAAGGCTCTCATGCATGGATTAAATTTGGTTCTTTATTTAGTATTCAGCCAGCTGAGTTCATGAAAGTTGCAATGATACTGATAATGAGTTATTTTTTAACTGAAAGTGATAAAGCCTTTGTAGTAAAAGGTAGATTTAAAACACAACAGCTGAAATCTGCTTTTTATAAAGAAAAGTTTTTAAAATGTGTTTTCCTGCCAATGATGTTAGTAGCAATTGCTGCTGGAGTTGGGATCTTTGTGCAAAAAGATTTTGGAACAACTGTTATTTTAGTAACTATTTGTTTTGTTTGTTTTATTGGGACACCGCGTCAATACTTTAAGAAATACAAGCGAATCGTATGGGTGTTCATTGGGGTTTGTGGAGTATTGTTTTTAATTATTGGGACTTCAGTATTAAAAGGTTACCAATTAGGGAGAATTTCTACATGGTTAGCACCATTAAGTGATCCTTATGATACAAGTATGCAATTATCAAATGCTTTAATTGCTTTTAATAATGGTGGTCTTTTTGGTGTTGGTTTAGGAAATTCAACCCAAAAATTTGGATATATTCCAGAGTCACAAAACGATTTTATTGGTGCTATTATATATGAAGAATTAGGTATCATTGGTTTAGGCTTAATAATTATTCCAACATGTATCATTATTTTTAAGTTATTAAAATATTCACAAGAAATTAAAGAAAATAAATCACGGATTATTTTGTTGGGAATTGCTTCATATTTCTTTTTACATTTATTGATTAACCTTGGTGGAATATCTGGATTAATTCCTATGACCGGAGTACCATTACTGTTAATTTCTGCTGGTGGATCTTCATCAGTTACTGCATTTGTAGCAGTTGGTGTCGCACAAGCAATAATTGCAAAACATAATCGTCAAAAATTTGACACCGATTAG
- the ylbD gene encoding spore coat protein YlbD has protein sequence MDEFKEFLKTIPSIKQDVLNGRYTWQQLYEIFVMYGKDDKFWLPYKTGNSGFDLNMLLEVIKNIDLNALSSSLGSIEKVLNVASTFLDKKEPAKERKWYDE, from the coding sequence ATGGATGAATTTAAAGAGTTCTTAAAAACAATCCCTAGTATAAAACAAGATGTTCTTAATGGACGTTATACTTGGCAACAGTTATATGAAATTTTTGTTATGTATGGTAAAGATGATAAATTTTGGTTACCATATAAAACAGGTAATAGTGGTTTTGATTTAAATATGTTACTAGAAGTAATTAAGAATATTGATTTAAATGCTTTATCGAGTAGTTTAGGTTCAATTGAAAAAGTTTTAAATGTTGCTAGTACTTTTTTAGATAAAAAAGAGCCTGCTAAGGAAAGAAAATGGTATGATGAATGA
- a CDS encoding YlbE-like family protein — translation MMNEEIRYYLRYHPNWYIVLSRYPQEYEHLIQEYKDGKNQQFIDKIDQVSMLINMVEMMM, via the coding sequence ATGATGAATGAAGAAATTAGATATTATCTTCGTTATCATCCTAATTGGTATATAGTTTTATCTCGGTATCCTCAAGAATACGAGCATTTAATTCAAGAATATAAAGATGGTAAAAATCAACAATTTATTGACAAGATTGATCAAGTATCCATGTTAATTAATATGGTAGAAATGATGATGTAG
- a CDS encoding YlbF family regulator, which yields MEEILDKLITEIKLDQRYIDYVEAEKKLHNQEIDSLLHEYQNKLNQYDELKKYNQYIDNQEIKDEIRDLKKKIASNEDILDYYCKYHRLNDFLDEITKVVFGGISNELDLSPYQL from the coding sequence ATGGAAGAGATATTAGATAAATTAATTACAGAAATAAAACTGGATCAGCGATATATTGATTATGTTGAAGCTGAAAAGAAACTTCATAATCAGGAGATTGATTCATTATTGCATGAATATCAAAATAAACTGAATCAATATGATGAATTAAAGAAATATAATCAATATATTGATAATCAGGAGATTAAAGATGAAATTCGTGATTTAAAGAAGAAAATTGCAAGTAATGAAGATATTTTAGATTATTATTGTAAGTATCATCGTTTAAATGATTTTTTAGATGAAATAACTAAAGTAGTATTTGGGGGTATTTCTAATGAGTTAGATTTATCACCATATCAATTATAA
- the rsmD gene encoding 16S rRNA (guanine(966)-N(2))-methyltransferase RsmD, whose amino-acid sequence MRVIAGKYKSRQLKSVKSNLTRPTTDRNKENLFNIIGPYFDGGAVLDLFAGSGGLGIEALSRGYEHLYSVDNQYAAFQVIKENFTMLKLANAHVYKLDYRKALKRFANEKLKFDLILLDPPYGKGLVDDILEFLIVNEMLNDECMIVVEELKEVEFKPFKELDLIKKNDYGITALNVFKFMAG is encoded by the coding sequence ATGAGAGTAATTGCAGGTAAGTATAAAAGTAGACAGTTAAAAAGTGTTAAATCAAATTTGACAAGACCGACAACAGATCGTAATAAAGAAAATCTGTTTAATATCATTGGACCATACTTTGATGGTGGAGCAGTACTGGATTTATTTGCTGGTAGTGGTGGTCTAGGTATTGAAGCATTATCAAGAGGGTATGAACATTTGTATAGTGTTGATAACCAGTATGCAGCATTTCAAGTAATTAAAGAAAATTTTACAATGTTGAAATTAGCTAATGCTCATGTATATAAATTAGATTATCGTAAAGCATTAAAACGATTTGCTAATGAAAAACTTAAATTTGATTTAATTTTATTAGATCCTCCTTATGGAAAAGGATTAGTAGATGATATATTAGAATTTCTAATTGTAAATGAAATGTTAAATGATGAATGTATGATAGTAGTAGAAGAGTTAAAGGAAGTAGAATTTAAACCATTTAAAGAATTAGATTTGATCAAAAAAAATGATTATGGCATTACAGCTTTAAATGTATTTAAATTTATGGCAGGATAG
- the coaD gene encoding pantetheine-phosphate adenylyltransferase — MKKNIAVYAGTFDPVTNGHLDIIERASRMFDTLYVTICINPNKQGLFSIDERKELLKAACQQFDNVIIDSSDKLSVEYAKDVGSRIIVRGIRATMDFEYELQLAFSNQYLDKEVDMVFLMTKPSHSFISSSAVKEMVSHNRSVAGLVPPCVESALRKKYQGE, encoded by the coding sequence ATGAAGAAAAATATTGCGGTTTATGCAGGAACATTTGATCCTGTAACAAATGGACATTTAGATATTATTGAACGAGCAAGCAGAATGTTTGATACTTTATATGTAACGATTTGTATTAATCCTAATAAACAAGGACTCTTTTCAATTGATGAAAGAAAAGAATTATTAAAGGCGGCATGTCAACAGTTTGATAATGTGATCATTGATTCTTCTGATAAATTATCAGTTGAATATGCTAAAGATGTTGGTTCTCGAATTATTGTTCGAGGAATTAGAGCAACTATGGATTTTGAATACGAATTACAACTTGCTTTTTCTAATCAATATTTAGATAAAGAAGTAGATATGGTCTTTTTAATGACAAAACCATCACATTCATTTATATCTTCTTCGGCAGTTAAAGAAATGGTGAGCCATAACCGCAGTGTTGCAGGGCTAGTACCACCATGTGTTGAATCAGCTTTACGAAAGAAATATCAAGGGGAATAA
- a CDS encoding aspartate carbamoyltransferase catalytic subunit, producing the protein MNIFTLKDFSTEEINQILDEAEEFKNGKKVDFKGQKVVANLFFEPSTRTHYSFDKAAYNLGCRTQNFEAANSSVQKGETLYDTVKFFESIGCDAVVIRHPKENYYEDLIERIKIPVVSGGDGTGNHPSQSLLDLMTIREEFGHFEGLKIVIVGDIVHSRVAHSNYEIMQRLGMEVYTSGPREFEEAGYNYVDFDKILPEVDIVMLLRVQHERHHDLMRLTTDEYHQMFGLNQKRVDKMKEGAIIMHPAPFNRNVEIADEIVECAQSRIFRQMENGVFVRMALLNRVLTND; encoded by the coding sequence ATGAACATATTTACATTAAAAGATTTTTCAACAGAAGAAATTAATCAGATTTTGGATGAAGCTGAAGAGTTTAAAAACGGTAAAAAAGTTGATTTCAAAGGACAAAAAGTAGTTGCAAACTTATTTTTTGAACCATCAACAAGAACGCATTATAGTTTCGATAAAGCTGCTTATAATTTAGGTTGTCGAACTCAAAATTTTGAAGCAGCAAATTCAAGCGTTCAAAAAGGAGAAACTTTATATGATACGGTTAAGTTTTTTGAATCAATTGGGTGTGATGCTGTCGTAATTCGCCATCCCAAGGAAAACTATTATGAGGATTTAATTGAAAGAATTAAGATTCCTGTTGTCAGTGGTGGTGATGGAACTGGGAATCATCCAAGTCAATCTCTTTTAGATTTAATGACAATTCGTGAAGAATTCGGTCATTTTGAAGGGTTGAAGATTGTAATCGTTGGGGATATCGTTCACTCTCGAGTCGCTCATAGTAATTATGAGATAATGCAGCGTTTAGGAATGGAAGTATATACTAGTGGACCACGTGAATTTGAAGAAGCTGGATATAACTATGTTGATTTTGACAAAATTTTACCAGAAGTTGACATTGTGATGTTATTACGAGTACAACATGAACGTCATCATGATTTGATGCGATTAACGACTGATGAATATCATCAGATGTTTGGCTTGAATCAAAAACGTGTTGATAAAATGAAAGAAGGGGCGATTATAATGCATCCAGCACCATTTAACCGTAATGTTGAAATAGCTGATGAAATTGTTGAATGTGCACAAAGCCGTATTTTTAGACAAATGGAAAATGGTGTATTTGTAAGAATGGCATTATTAAATCGGGTGTTAACAAATGACTAA
- a CDS encoding dihydroorotase — protein sequence MTKILFKNGNVFYHNKLQKLDVLIENDRIAAIAQELTDADEIIDLKGNLLTPGFVDIHVHLREPGFEHKETIATGTNSAKYGGYTHLVAMANTIPCMDDVATIKDFALRVAKDAKVHTYTYSAITTELRGQELVDFDANSKEEIVVGFSDDGRGVQSSMMMETAMKAAKANNSIIVAHCEDEAELQPGACINDGNYAKEHNLVGINNASEFNHAVRDLKLASEIGNRYHICHISTKETVAALTEARKTNPLVSGEACPHHLILTDDNIKDMNPNYKMNPPLRSKEDLAALIQGINNGGVTVISTDHAPHAIEEKNKPIDKAPFGIIGNQHAFSLMYTYLVKKGLISLEKVLTCMSINPAKVIGIEHDLEVGLKANLAVFDLEEEYVITKESIKSKSINTPFLETKCFGALKYHVLDGKVTKI from the coding sequence ATGACTAAAATATTATTCAAAAATGGTAATGTATTTTATCATAATAAACTCCAAAAATTAGATGTTTTGATTGAAAATGATCGTATTGCAGCAATCGCTCAAGAATTAACGGATGCTGATGAGATTATTGATTTAAAAGGTAACTTATTAACACCTGGATTTGTTGATATTCATGTTCATTTAAGAGAGCCTGGATTTGAACACAAAGAAACTATTGCAACCGGGACTAATTCTGCTAAATACGGTGGTTATACTCATCTAGTTGCAATGGCTAATACAATCCCATGTATGGATGATGTAGCCACAATTAAAGATTTTGCTTTGCGGGTAGCAAAAGATGCGAAGGTACATACTTATACATATAGTGCAATTACGACTGAATTAAGAGGTCAAGAACTAGTAGATTTTGATGCTAATAGTAAAGAAGAAATTGTAGTTGGTTTTTCAGATGATGGTCGTGGAGTTCAATCATCTATGATGATGGAAACGGCAATGAAAGCTGCAAAAGCGAATAATAGTATTATTGTAGCTCATTGTGAAGACGAAGCTGAATTACAGCCAGGTGCTTGTATCAACGATGGTAATTATGCAAAAGAACATAATTTAGTTGGAATAAATAATGCATCTGAATTTAATCATGCTGTTCGTGATTTAAAGTTGGCAAGTGAAATCGGAAATCGTTATCATATTTGTCATATATCAACTAAAGAAACAGTAGCGGCATTAACCGAAGCTCGGAAAACAAATCCATTAGTTAGCGGTGAAGCATGTCCACACCATTTAATTTTAACTGATGATAATATTAAGGATATGAATCCCAATTATAAAATGAATCCACCGCTTCGAAGTAAAGAAGATTTAGCGGCATTGATTCAAGGAATCAATAATGGGGGTGTAACTGTAATTTCTACTGATCATGCACCACATGCGATTGAAGAAAAAAATAAACCAATCGACAAAGCTCCATTTGGAATTATTGGGAATCAACATGCATTTAGCTTAATGTATACATATTTAGTTAAAAAAGGACTTATTTCTTTAGAAAAAGTTTTGACATGTATGTCTATAAATCCAGCAAAGGTAATTGGAATCGAGCATGATCTAGAAGTTGGGTTAAAGGCAAATCTTGCTGTTTTTGATTTAGAAGAAGAATATGTAATTACAAAAGAAAGTATTAAATCAAAATCAATTAATACACCATTTCTTGAAACTAAGTGTTTTGGAGCATTAAAGTATCATGTTTTAGATGGTAAAGTTACAAAAATATAG
- a CDS encoding dihydroorotate dehydrogenase electron transfer subunit: MANLHGMMKITSIKNIADDVYEMILEGEGAKYISAPGQFINIKINDSLQPYLRRPMSISDYDDSHIVIVFKVVGEGTKILKNKEIGSYLDCLIGLGNGFTIKDGKALLIGGGLGTPPLYNLGKKLAAKGIEITTVLGFGSAKDVFYQEKFAEFSNVFVATMDGSTGTKGTVVDVIKNEGLTFDNYYTCGPEPMLDALALNYPENGQLSFEARMGCGFGACMGCSCKVKTRPYKRICVEGPILESNEVIVNG, from the coding sequence ATGGCAAACTTACATGGGATGATGAAGATTACAAGCATTAAAAATATTGCAGATGATGTATATGAAATGATTTTAGAAGGTGAAGGAGCTAAATATATCAGTGCTCCGGGCCAATTTATCAATATTAAAATCAATGATAGTTTACAACCTTATTTAAGAAGACCGATGTCAATCAGTGATTATGATGATAGTCATATTGTGATTGTTTTTAAAGTAGTTGGAGAAGGAACTAAAATCTTAAAAAATAAAGAAATCGGCAGCTATTTAGATTGTTTGATTGGGTTAGGTAATGGATTTACCATTAAGGATGGTAAAGCTTTATTGATTGGTGGTGGATTAGGAACACCACCCCTATATAATTTAGGTAAAAAGCTTGCAGCCAAAGGAATAGAGATAACGACAGTACTAGGTTTTGGCAGTGCAAAAGATGTTTTTTATCAAGAAAAATTTGCTGAATTTTCTAATGTTTTTGTCGCAACAATGGATGGCAGCACCGGAACAAAAGGAACGGTTGTTGATGTAATTAAAAATGAAGGTTTGACTTTTGATAATTATTATACTTGTGGACCAGAACCAATGCTAGATGCTTTAGCACTTAATTATCCAGAAAATGGGCAATTATCATTTGAAGCTCGGATGGGATGTGGCTTTGGTGCCTGCATGGGATGCTCTTGCAAAGTTAAAACTAGACCATATAAAAGAATCTGCGTTGAAGGACCAATCTTAGAAAGTAACGAGGTGATTGTAAATGGCTAA